GTGTCGGAGGTGGTTGTGCACCTGGAAATACATACAAGTACGTAACAAAGAGTTAGATGCGTCAAATTGTGAATTAGAATCATCAGATCGATGAAATGATTTCGAAAACTATGGCAGAACATTCTGTTTAATTCCAAATGGAATCTAAAAACATAGTATATCTCAATTGATGTGGAATCTGATAACCAAATACGATATTTTCATAACTAAATATAATATCCAAAAGTCTGGTAATTTAACATACCAACTATCTGAAGGTCTTACAACACAACATATCAGATATGCGATTTCTTTAGCAGTTACTTACTTGCAAGAGGCGCCACCGGGGCACGGATTAGTGCAGCAGCATCGATCGTTGCAGCTGGCCCTGAGACCCCCCGCTGTGGTTGTATCTGCCATTGTTGCTTCTTGCTGTGAGATGTACTGACAGAGCTAGCAGCTGCTAGAACTAACTGCTTCCTTTTATACTGCTTGGAAGAAGGGACACGTGTGATGCATGCCGTATTCGTTCGCACTGGAGACCAACAAGTGGTAGATAATAGATATCGTGGTGATTCGATATTTTAGGAGCAGTGGAGGTGGCAATATTTTTCCATGCATGTATTGTAGTTGCACCACGTACACAAAACATTCAATATCCTTCTAGCGATTGGGAATTTATTGGAAAAGTGAAGAGATAATTATCATTAAATTCAGGGAAAATATTGTTCCTGAAAATTCCAGCCTCGTGTGCGTGCTTCCCATCCTCGCTCGAAAGTCAAAGTATTTAACTCAACTGTCTTTTCTTTAAATTGATAAATGTTTagtatttttcatatttatttattttacagtAATTTCCCACCTAAATAGAtattattgtttattaaaaaaaataaaaaataaaactctaGATGATTAAGTTGACTATAATATCAATAATGTTGGTGATCAATCATATTTAGTTTAAAATGTTCACCAAAACTTAAGCATGTCTGATACCTCTCTGAAAAATAACTTGCACTCAACgattataaattaatatttatatttctcTTATCACGTGAACATAAAAAGGTTAGTGTTTGAAAGGGTCATATAAAATTGagcaaagaaaagaagacaGTGTCCCATGGAGGGCCTGCTTAAGGATGTTTTTATGTGAATTTCATTGTTTACACGAGCAGACAACAGAAATTAAGCTCCACCATCTTTTTAGCTAGATTGAATTAAGCATCCACCTTCGCTTTTGGGGGGTGGGGGCAGAATGGCCGGTGGGGTGGGGTGCGAGCGTTAGATATTTCACAAATATCATTGACAAAACAGTGAGAAACAAATCATTCCATAATCGATAATTGAGGTAGTTCACATGCACAACATAGAAATTTACTGCGACAAAAATTGGACCCAACTTTTAAGTGACAATCATTTAAGGGGTTGTAAATTATGAACAAgtttgagtatatatcataaaCTAAAATTAAACAATTGGATATCGTTCGTCGCTCATGCGTTTTTTTACAGGATCTGATTGTTGATATATACTATGAGCTAATATGTAAGATGAATATGAAATTTTCATGCAAGCAAGGGCAATGAGAAGACAAAAACACTTACATTATATTTGGataagggaaataaacttgaaatttggataaacgttagaatttataaattgacatgcatcaGTTCCCTTGTTTGAACTcgtaaacatagaaatttagaattttcgcatggaaaaaaaaacttgaaatttgggacctccaattcccaagtttaaatttcatgtaaataggtgtcattttcctaatttctatgattgagagttaaaaataacaaattccgtattGAATTCCATTGTTCCTTTTTAGGTTaactaaacaagaaaatttacaaattctagaaaaaaaaatctcatcatttcaatttcctCCATTTTAGAATTGCTTAGTAATctcaaatttcttcatccaaacatagtgttagttTCTATTTGGCTTTCTAATTAAAATTGTCTTTTAGATTGAGATAACTCTTTAACTTTGGTCCCTaatatttgaaatcaataaaagtggtcagagagtttgtccatcatcaatcattttgatcatttcataaaaaatttgttaataaggactaaaatgacaaaagtattctcaatttaataaacaatgtgccaaaatgattttataaaaattaaagataTTTATGTCTTTTTATCCTCGTTTAATGATGATTTTACaccgaatgaccaaaatgaattATGGTAGACCAACTCATAGACAAGTTTCATCCAATTCAAATCGCATGGACCAAAATAAAGAATTATACCAATCTTAtaaaccattttggctaaaaagcatTCCTAATTTAAAAACGTTGAGAAATTATAAGTGATTTGATAGATGAGCCAAGTGGGCAAAGTTTTTGACAAGGAGTGTATACATACAAACTTAAAATGTTTTATGGTGGTTATTTTACTTAGCTGGGCAAGACAAGTTATATGTACAATAAAAGGAATAAAACTGTTGTGTTTATATTGTATAGATTCTTCTAGGTAAAATAGGATAAATTGTTGTAGTTATGTAGTTGAAAGCTTTCAAACTAGCTCTCCCTCTTATATTTTAATCTTAGCACATTAGCTCATTTAAATTACCAAGGTCCTTAAAATGGAGCACCGTCTATGATTctgtatattttttaattaaaatgcaGCTTAATAACTGTGGCGGTAATTGAAATTAACGTGTTAACTCTAACATTGACATCCTTTCAAGAAAAAACGAACAAAAACTATCATGATTAAAGAAATGACAACGTCACATCATATCATATAAGAAGTTTTAAAGGAGTGAATTTTACACTCTTTTTATCTCTTACacatctttattaatttttgtttattgattatttttaattcatttgattCGATAATTAAAAATTTTTAGAATGTATAAGAAGTAAAAACGGAAATATAAATAGCATTAGCACCCCCAAATATTATTGTCAACGGAAGGGGGGAAAACGAGTCAGAGTTTACCACCGCCATCTGCAGCAGAGCCTGGTGTTTGGACTTTTTGGACCCACCGCCACCGTAGTCATAATTTggtataattaaatttaattccttctttattttttattttacaagcAGCCACTCCAAAGGCTTTGCAAAATTGCAAGGCCCAGGGCCCTCTTTTGTAAATAATAATATGTGTACTTTTGTGGTCCCCAATATTAGCTGTAGATCTCGAATATGCCATTAAAGTTGGGACCTTTGGGTCATGGGTGCGGCCTTATTGTCCAAGTTTCCACCACCACACAATTTGACTACAGAAAGCTTAAATATGCCAATGTTCATCCAACTCAAAGATAAGTAAGAACACTTAAAATTCTTCATGCTTGAATTATAGAATTTTATGTTTATGATTAAAAATATTCATATTATGAATCATTCTGTAATATTATAtctactaaaaataaattaaaactaaggtggTTTAGTCAATTTATTGTAACATATACATAGATGGTTAGTAATGTTTTTACCAATTTCGTTTATCTGTTTTTATACAGCTAGATGACCAAATGACCTTAGTTTTAAATGAGTATATATAGAGATAATCTTTATAGTGTGATttatattatgaacgattttgATCATAAACACGAAATTCTATAACGGTCTCCTTTtcaaaatcttaaaaaaaaaaatcttttggttaaaatgaagttttggcAATGGCGGCGAGGTTACAGAATCAACATTGATTGGCTCTTGGACGACGTACTTCTCTTAACCTGCAAATTACGGTTGGAAATGCTTAcattttaaattataataaattaattaacaataatAAATAGGCCCAAGAGATTCAAGACCTTTTAAGTGATTAGAACCGTTGGACATGCCACATGGATAATAAGAGAATTTAAAACTAATTGCATATTGTTGTGTGTTGGAAATCTGACGTAACAAGTATATTCGGTTATTTTACTTCTGATTGTACGAAGATCTCTTGTGGCATGTGATCAAGATAACAATTGATGGATCAGACTCTGAATTTTTATCACATTATGTAGAGACAGATGTGCTCGTGAGGTTGAATTTCTCTTCCCGCACTTTGGATAAAAGGGCATGTTTACTTAATAAAATTGGGGAAATGAAGGCATTAGAGAGCTAAAGATAcgagaagaaaaaagaatcaGATCAATTAGTCTTTATGGATCGATTTGGTTTCTGATTTTTAGGTATTTAATATGGATTTCAAGGGaacttttccatttttttatgtGCAAATAAATACAGTAGAAAATTAAGGAGTGAAATGATTCCCTTACGTATATTTTAGTGAACGCAAAGAACTCAAGaatcaaaaaaatttatatttctAACTCATGGAAGTAAACATGCTCAATTTAAGCTTAACAAAGATCCATTTTCAATATGAAGGTCGAGATACAGTCAACATAAATGACTCCTTTCATGCATGAAGCGAAGCATTTTGTTTAAAGATTGAAGGGAAGGGGCATCAAATCACATGACCAAAATGCTTGTAAGGTAGGTGGCGACGGTGATTAGCTGCATAATACAAGATTTCGTCCGCCAAATGACAAACAATTAAGATTATGTAATCAAACTTTTGGACTTATGTTCAACAAAtactttaaaattatttaatcttaattttattttttaaaatttttctttaattttgtaTTGAGTAAAGACACGAGAACCCCAATTGAAATGGTGACTTGAAATTCCAATGGTAGTGCCTTTGACATCATGACCATGACGACAACCGTGAAATATGACATTTTTGGCTCTCTAGCTTCTATTCAAAGCATGACAATGACGACGACCGTGAAATATGACATTTTTGGCTCTCCAGCTTCTGTGTATCAAAATCTAAGTAAAATGCTTAAGTAAATGCTACACTTTATTCACTTTGACAAGCTTCTAAATTCTACTACTAAATAGTGAATTCCACAAaggatcccttccacctaatcattttcaccaaacaatccggactcttgaaatttgatttaacggttaaagttattataattttttgagtGAGCTCCTGTTTATAGtcgtttaatcaaattttaagaacCCAGATTGTTTGATGAGGAGAATCAGGTGAAAGAGATCCAAAAAGTATCCATTTTCCGTTTAAAATACCTAACTCTTTGTCCAAGTTGTTAGTGTTGATAATGACATCGGCATCCACTTTTATCCATTTTCATACAACCCAATTTCCCAATACGTATCAACATATTTTATAATACGTGAATTTGTAACTTTACGTGAGAGTACTGGTTACTTGCATTCTTATCAACTTAAaaatcacttagtactacaatgtaatgatattcttcttcacttgtaaatgagaagtCTCATGTTCGATTTTCGCCAATAATAAATTTGAACTCCATTATTGTTAACACATTGTAAGATTAAAACCCACTCATTTCCTTGGTGTTGATTATActgtttgtcaaaaaaaaaaagtgaacaaAACTGCCAATGCAAACTTTAGCAAAAAATTGCCAATGCAAATTTCCTTCAAATggagaaaaaggaaataaaCACATGAACATATAGTATAAAAATTGATATCTAAATAACCTAACTAAACccaccaaaataaaaaagaaaaatcaagaaaattacTATAAGCTCAAGCAGAGCTTACtttatcctcctcctcctccaccgccgccgccgcaaccaccaccaccatccagATACTCTCTGCCTCCAACTATCCCTCTTATAACAAAATAATACAAATTTCTATCATTTTTCGTTCAAATTTAATCTAGTCCAAAGCATTAGGCCCAGCGCAGGCCTTCAAAACAGGGCTCCAAATCCACTGCAACAAAAACTTCCTCCCTTTGCTTCCGTTCACATTGAACGTCCTCCCTTCCCTATCCCTCATCACCTGCCCAATGTACCCGCCACCGCCACCGCTCCCGTACAACCCTTCGCACAAGTCCCCGATCTCCGTCGGCGCCGTCGGGTCCTCCCCGGCGTACCACGCATTCACCAGCGGGTTGGACGCAAGCTCAGCGAGCTCGTGCCCAATCACGCTGATCATCCCGTCCACGCCCACGTCCCTGTTGGGCGGGGACAGCGCCCCGGGCCCGCCGCCACCCATGTACCCTGGGATAGCGAACGGGTAGGCGCAGACTTCCGGGCATTGCTTGCCAGAGTTTCCGATCCAGGCGTATGGCAGAGTGTGGCCCACCATGGAGGGGAAGGTGAAGTAATGGAACCCACAAACGGCTCGACAGAAGTCCTGAACGGTGACATCCTCGGAAGTGAGGATTAGGTAGACGCCGTGCTTGTGATCGACTGGGAAGGGGGCGGATCGGACGGAGGAGGCGATGACCTGCTGGACGGAGAGGCGGGTGAGGTGATTCCCGTGGGAGTACTTCATGTCGGAGTACTGGCCGGCGACGACGACGGAGCGTGAGACGTTGGCGCCGGTCTGGTCGGTGTACAGGGAGACAGTGCGCCACCACTCCGCGACGGAGGGGGATGCGGAAGGAGCGCCGGAGATGGAGTGGATGAAGTCGGTGATGAGGAGCTTTTGGGGCGGGGCCCACTTACCGTACCAGATGAGGTAGATGTTGATGGGGGAGGAGGAGAGGACGGGGCCCATGTGGTAGCGGAGGTCGACGAGGTTGGAGGAGCCCTCGAATTTCTTATTGGAGGAGAGGGTGCGGGGAGGGAGCTTGGGGTTGAAGAGCTCATGGGTGTTTAGGGTTTGGACGGAGGGAGTGGCGGCAGCATTGGCACGGGAGAAGATTGTGGTGGTGGcggtgaggaggaggaggaggagggaggcgAGATTGGAGAGCGGCATTGTTGGGGGTGGAGGAGAATTGGAGAGAGGAGGAGGGAGGAGGGGTATATAAAGGTGGGAGTGGGAATTGGGAGGGAAATAGGCTGGAGACAGCTGCAATGTGGGGGCATAGAAGACAGAGTGAGAGTGTGATATTTACTGTGAGTGAGTGAGAGTGGATGTGTCACTGTCTCTCTCTTCTGTTTGTTCTGGAAACCGGGTATCGGCTTTTTGAGCGATGGGTTTTTTTTAGCTTTTTAATCGGTTATTAAGATTTATATAACTCATTTGATTCATAAGATtagaaatcaatagaagtaaaCTCTGAATTTATTCACtctcaatcattttgatcattccatgaaaaattgtat
This genomic interval from Malus domestica chromosome 05, GDT2T_hap1 contains the following:
- the LOC103436198 gene encoding protein EXORDIUM-like 5; the encoded protein is MPLSNLASLLLLLLTATTTIFSRANAAATPSVQTLNTHELFNPKLPPRTLSSNKKFEGSSNLVDLRYHMGPVLSSSPINIYLIWYGKWAPPQKLLITDFIHSISGAPSASPSVAEWWRTVSLYTDQTGANVSRSVVVAGQYSDMKYSHGNHLTRLSVQQVIASSVRSAPFPVDHKHGVYLILTSEDVTVQDFCRAVCGFHYFTFPSMVGHTLPYAWIGNSGKQCPEVCAYPFAIPGYMGGGGPGALSPPNRDVGVDGMISVIGHELAELASNPLVNAWYAGEDPTAPTEIGDLCEGLYGSGGGGGYIGQVMRDREGRTFNVNGSKGRKFLLQWIWSPVLKACAGPNALD